TGAAAACAACTCTGATACGAGGCACAAtaaaaattaaggtttttgtaCAATATAACCATTGAATTTTCCTCATGcaagtatattttgatattccaCGACAGAGAATGTATTTAGCAATGATGCTTCTTGAACCTCCACGCGTGAGAAAGCCATCATCGGATATAGTCCACGGATGGATGCTAAACAAGACATGCCACTACCTTATGTCATTCCGACAGATTCTTATCGTGTTTGGAGTCACGTTTAAGCGCGTAGTCTTCTTTCTCTTCCCCTAGTTCTATGATAGATTCCTTCTTGTTAGGTCCGATGGACATACACCCTTGTAGTCGCTGTTGTGGGGTCGTAATGTTTCTCTTCTAAGGTTAAACCTGTTCTAACCTATTTCGACAAGAAGATATCTAATCCAAGTAGCCTTCTTTATAGGTAGCTGTCCCCGTTGTACACCTGCTTATTTAGCGTGTGTGGGGGCGTCTTCTTATGGGTTAACTTGAGTCCTAGGACCTTTTTGGGGGGTCTTTTAAcaagaaaacagaagaaaatcagTCCGGGTAACATAAGACTATCTTCTCCTTAAATggaatacaataataaatttacttacGTGTGTTCTTCTAATTCGTGATCGCAACAACAATTAGTTGATCGATTTGTATTAGTAGGACATTTTTTAGCGTGAATATTGTCTTTGTCTCTTTCGTTAACTGACGGTACTTCGAAATTGGGCGTCCTACATTGACAAGCTTGAAGAGTACTGGAGGATATGGAAGAATCTTTTTTCAAAGCTGTAACAATGAAGAGATACTCTTTAAAACTGGAAAGGAAACGGAAATctacagaaaatataaaagtgtTTGAGAAAGTAGAATATAAAGAAATGCTAATATAGTCAACAATAACCAGAAATCTACAGAAACTGAAGAAGTGATTGAGAGAATAAAATATAACGGAAAGAATTGATTTAGTCCACAATAAACGTATGTAGATGAATTTAAAGAATAAAcgattattttgttataatcaGATTGCTTAAAACATTCAATACGGGCTCCTTCATATGAGGGGCCAAACGGTCTTGCCTGCCGGGCGGCGTCCCTCACTCGAGGGACCGGCTGTGGCGTTACTAGTTAAGCTAGTATTATACTAGGATGCTAACATCCGAGATACTGGCATCCGGGATGTTAGCATCCCACTTTGAGTCGAATTTGTGTGGGGATGCTAGCATCCCGGActgctattttatttaaattttttgccaGTCGTCAATATGGCACCAACGAATGAAGAGATGCTGTTGCTGATGTtactaattaagaaaagaagGCGTCGTGCAAAAAGGaagttttttaattactttagaATGTCACTTCCTTCTTTCAAAGACCTTCTAGGCTACATCCAAAGCGACATCTCTATACAAAATTCCTCAGACCAATTTCACCCGAAGAGAAGCTAGTCATAACTCTGATCAAATGTCAATTAGAGCGCCTGCTCGGATTCTAGCAGGCGCATTTGGACCAATGCCCCACAACTGATTTTGTGCTTCTCGCATTTCAGCATCCCAGTGGGGATGCACAAAATCGAGCCTCCGGGTGGCTGTTTTAGCATCCGATGCTGGCATCCTAGTCTAATCGCTCACATTTGATTTAATGCCCCGCTAACCTCCCTGATGCTAGCATTCTAGTATAATGATAGCCTTACGGTTACCCGCTCGTTGACCTATTCCCCCACCATTGAAACTCTTAAAGTTTTGTACACCGTTCGATTCAGTATTAACCCTTCTTATAAACCGTAAAGGTCGTTTCTACGACAAAAACGGAGACACAACCCAATTGATATCGtacaaaagaaattgaaaagagGTGAGATGGTCCAGTAATTTACCACTGATGGGATTTGCGTGATGAAATGGAAAGATAAGCGAGAGTTACTTATGATTTCATCAGAAACCCGAGGCGATCTAGTCGAAGTCACCAAAACTCTTCGGGGACGGGAGATTATCATAAGAAAACCAGAAATggtattttcttataataaatctATGAGTGGCGTCGACCAAATCGACCAACTCCTCGCTTATTATCCCTGCACACGCAAGTCTTTGAAGTGGTATAAGAATCTGGCCATCTACATTTTTCAAATGCTTTTGACGAAcagtttttttgcatttaatgcTTTTTCCGGTCAAAAAAAACttggatatatttattacagcgaacctataacgtctctagacctttcaaaaaaaatgtttcttcttgctctgcaaaccagacctccatagcttttattacctcctcgttggaagaaaatttacgatcttttaaattttttttcagttgaggaaagagatgatagtcgaacggagtcaaatctggtgaataagaggggtgttttagtaattcaaaccctaaatcacgaattttttgcatggcaacatgagatttgtgtgcaggggcgttgtcctacaaaaacaaaaaacacctttggatagctttccgcgtcttttctctttaattttttcccgtagagtggtcagtaatgtcgaatagtaatctccagttattgttctacccttatccaaaaaattaatcatgattactccatggcaatcccaaaaaactgaagcaagaacttttccagcagatttttggacacgaaacttcttatgtcttggagaaccagagtgtcgccattccatagattgttgctttgtttttggatcgtagaaatCCATACTAGTCTTATCCATAGtaataattcggtttaagaagcatacatcgttttcaaatcgagcacagatcgaacgcgatgcttctacccttccatacttttggtcaacattcaaaaatttggggacccattttgcagcaatttttctcacgtccaaattgacgttttagcccaattcgacgatctgataaaatcatgtcatggaCTGTATCGTTATTTTCGGggattgacacagaaactggcctccccgatcggtcatcatcttcaatggaaaatttacctcttttgaagcttgcagtccaatttttcacggtcgcatacgaaggacattgatcaccaagggtattaagcatatcttcgtaaatctcaacccttttaaatataggtacttgatgatgacttttcacaatttcggtggacatcttttttcttttaatttatttcgtagctttggtttacttttttgacgtcaaactttacacagacacttctaataatttattgttcgttgttatggtaacgcaatattttgtttatgcatggaactgatctaggctaactagatatcaatacatcatCGTAAAATTTATATCATGTACTTTTTTTTCTACCGTTTCTTTGCtaatttatttgatgtgattTCTCATTCTTATCTTGCACCAAATTGTATCCGAAACTGATGTTTGTAATTATATGGGGCACCAGCTTAATGAACGCCCATTCCTTGTATAACTAGTATACCTATAAAAAGAAACTAACAATCACAGTTATTACAGGTATACTCGAAAGAATCAATCAGTGGCTGCTACACGTAGCTCGGTCAGTACTAATCATTACCTGgttcatatgaaaaatgaagtgaaaaataaagcTCTTTGTTctgaattttataacaaatacgGTCGACAAGAAAAAACCATCGACGGAAAACTACGAAAAGCTTTTCAAGTTGTAACAACATGTTCTATTTGTGAAGTGACTTTTTCCAAAAGTTGTTTCAATTATtgtcactaatttttttttactatttagtCTTTTCCAGTGCcataaaaagataatttataaaataaaaatacaacaaGAATATAAATGGTTTTATTGATTACTCATCTCCTAACCTAGAAATattaacctaaaataaaaaagtctataaagtttttgtaaaaacacCGATTCCCAGACTATTTACATCGGAAAAATCTGACAGGCCAGGGctttcatttttgtataatagatGTGTAGAAAACGTGTTCCTAAAGGATACACGGTGCGTTTACTAAGTAGAAAGatgtgtataattttgaatacacaGTGCTCCAGACACTGTATGACAAAAACATGGCGCCTCAACagaaaatagaaggaaaaattaGCGACATCTCTAAGGATAGATAAGGATAgataaaataatgtattttgtGTCACAAAAACGTTGTTGTCAATTGTCAAACGATAAATAGATTTTTACAGAGCATAGATTATATCAATGAACACATAGAGATGTCGCCGAAATTACCTGATTTGATTAAAACAATTTCCACTTCTGATTTACGTTTCATTGGGGTCTTAATTTTTACCTCGATGTCCTTACCCTTTCCTTTTCCATTTTCCTCTTTGATTGTGCTTTGACTGGAAGTCGACATAAGTCTTAATCGTTTCAAAATGGACTTTCGACTTGAATGAATACTGGAAGTGTTTCGATTTTCATTTCTTAAGGCTTTTACTTTGTTATCTAATAAAGTTTGCAAAATCGATTCTAACCGAATTAAGCTCACAGCAAcacttattttttcttcttctaccCATAAGTCTTCGGTCGATACCGCCTTATCGgccatcatttttttaattttttatttgagcaAAAAGTTCACCAATTTCCATcactgtaaaaaaataaatttgacggttatacttgataaaaaatcagaaaaacgTTTGAGCTTATATTCGTTAATACTTCGTGGATATTTCGATTCTGTATTCTCAGGCAAATGGATAGTTTGAAGGGAGCCTATGTAGTAGCCACGGAGATCTCCACATATCAATCCCTTGGACTATAGAGGTACTTTAAAAGCATAGAAAAATCCGGCTAATGttaaggaaccaaacgatcgaCGCTGGAACTGAAGACCAAGCTCCAGCTGCGTGGATCTACACCACGATAATCCTAGCAGAACATCGCCCTGGGAGAAATCATGGAAAACCTCCAGATGAAGATTACAAGAGTTGAAGAACCACCCCAACATCCATCTGAGAAAGCTGCCAAGAAAAAACAATTGACCACGACCACCAGTGACGACTAAAGAAGAAAAGAGCAGGGTCTTGAGTAGGGACATCTTTAACAAGTAGATCTACACTTTAAAGTTGTTTTTAGCCGTAATAAATCGATCAATAATTTGGTAAGAACAAGACACAACATAGAAGAAAAAACTAGAAGCTTAATAGTTTCTGAAAAAGAGAAGAGGTCAGCCAAACACTTCTACTGAACCCATAGAAGTAGAATGGAAAGCGAGCAACAAATATTAACTACCCTATTGGAAGAAATGAGGTCGTCTACGAGGTTAGGAAGGTCTTCGATGGCGATGACGTCATTTAACTAAATTGGGACACATTGTATACATCCTTACTATATGTAAAGTAGAATTTACAAATCACAGACTCGTACTGTTGCTGAATTACTTAACTGTTGACTAAACATTATGCTATAGACAACTATGTTATGAACGTTCACCATCCTATATCTAAAGAAGCCATAAGACacaaaatatttgcaaaaaaaacgAGTTTTGTGATATTTGACCTATAATCTAGAAGCGAGATCACAAGATTTCAGTAAACAACTTTTTGGATAACAAAATGAAGATCTATATGAGTTTTCAGCAACTTTTCTGTTAATCTGAtgttaacttttatttttgaccTATTTGACTGGGCTAATAGAAAACTCTTGTACTGAATCAAAAGTTCCgacgaatttaaaaaattttgcttGTAGATTTCGagttcagaaataaaaaaattaatctgtATAATCAATTATGATGAATATACAAtgtaaatcgaaaataatagttaaataattgttttaaaattgttattttctagTGTTAATCATGAGGTTAGCACCAATcctaattttaaaatcaatacgaagcgaaattatatttaatataacatatttattgatgtagaaaaatcgtaaaaaaattattttatgatagTTATATGTAGATGCATGATTATGTTTTTGTTTGGTCTAAATTTCcttgaaataaatgtatttttccaTCAGTTACGTTTTTCTTTCTAcaagaaattcaaaattgacGCCGGTCTTTTAAATGTAAATCAGGAGGATTATACTCTTGATTTGATTAAAATCAAATCACCACTTACATTTgcacaatttaaatttaaattacaaaCTCTCTGTATACacccaagaaaaaaaattaaatccttCCCGAGAGACCATTCATACAacataaattttgttaatttatttcagaaaaggCTACAATTTCAAACCAAGGCGAGCTCTATACAGCCACCGGTTCTCAAGTTTCCCAAAACTCTAAATTTTCAGGAAACTGCCGCAATACGCATCCCACGACAAATATTACACATAGAGAAGTGGTAGTAAATTTAATTAGTTTCCATTTTAAATTAGACTGCTATCAGTTAGCTCAGCGGCTCTTTAAAAAACAGTctaaacacataaaaaaaacagaaagaccCAAGCTTTAGCAAGAATAACCCCTTTTCATGTGTTCTGGAATATTTGTGGACATAGAGCCAAAGCAAAAACAAAAGTTTggccattttttaaatttattgaaaaattattgtgttttgtcatttgtctttaaagactatcgttttcaaaaacaaaccgacATTTTGTATTTAGAGAGTCTGTTACGAAATAAACCGTCATTTGTTTTCGAGACtgtcattttcaaaaacaaatcgatattTCGTCTTTAGAGACTAACTGTTACGAAAAGAAACCGTCATTTGTAATTAGAGACTGTCGTTTTCGAAACCAAACCgacattttgtttttagaaagtGTCAATATGAAAAACTAACCAATATTTTGTCTTTAGACTGTAAAGAAAACAAAGTGTCActgtttttagagactgtctgttacgaaaacaaaccgtcatttgGATTTAGAGAcggtctttttcaaaaacaaccgacattttgtctttagagactatCTGTTACGAAATAAACCGTCATTTGTGTTTAGAGATTGTCGTTTATGAAAAACAAACCAACACTTTGTCTTTAGACAATGTCTGTTATGAAAACAACCCGTCATTTGTAGTTGGAGActgtcattttttaaaaaaaccgatattttgtctttagagactgtcattttaaaaaaaaccgacattttgtctttagagactgtcatttttaaaaacaaaccgacattttgtctttagagaccgTCTTTTACAAAAGAGACTGTCTGTTACAAAATAAGTcgtcatttgtatttagaagctGTCATTATGAAAAACATACCAACACTTTGTCTTTAGAGACCGTCTTTTACAAAAGAGATTGTCTGTTACGAAATAAGCActttgtctttagagattgtctgTTATGAAAACAAACTGTCTTTTGtatttagagactgtcttttacaAAAGAAACCGATATTTTATCTTTAGAGATGTTATTTTACGAAAAGAAACcgtcatttgtatttagagactgttattttcaaaaacaaaccgacattttgtctttagagactgactGTTACGAAAACAAattgtcatttgtatttagagaTTGTAGTTTTCGAAACCAAACCGAcattttgtctttagagaccgTCTTTTACAAAAGAGACTGTCTGTTACAAAATAAGTcgtcatttgtatttagaagctGTCATTATGAAAAACATACCAACACTTTGTCTTTAGAGACCGTCTTTTACAAAAGAGATTGTCTGTTACGAAATAAGCActttgtctttagagattgtctgTTATGAAAACAAACTGTCTTTTGtatttagagactgtcttttacaAAAGAAACCGATATTTTATCTTTAGAGATGTTATTTTACGAAAAGAAACcgtcatttgtatttagagactgttattttcaaaaacaaaccgacattttgtctttagagactgactGTTACGAAAACAAattgtcatttgtatttagagaTTGTAGTTTTCGAAACCAAACCGAcattttgtctttagagaccgTCTTTTACAAAAGAGACTGTCTGTTACAAAATAAGTcgtcatttgtatttagaagctGTCATTATGAAAAACATACCAACACTTTGTCTTTAGAGACCGTCTTTTACAAAAGAGATTGTCTGTTACGAAATAAGCActttgtctttagagattgtctgTTATGAAAACAAACTGTCTTTTGtatttagagactgtcttttacaAAAGAAACCGATATTTTATCTTTAGAGATGTTATTTTACGAAAAGAAACcgtcatttgtatttagagaCTGTAGTTTTCGAAACCAAACCGAcattttgtctttagagactgactGTTACGAAAACAAattgtcatttgtatttagagaTTGTAGTTTTCGAAACCAAACCGAcattttgtctttagagaccgtcttttacaaaaaaaatcgacattttgtctttagagatatTATTTTACGAAAAGAAACcgtcatttgtatttagagaCTGTAGTTTTCGAAACCAAACCGAcattttgtctttagagaccgTCTTTTACAAAAGAAACCGAcattttgtctttagagatgTTATTTTACGGAAAGAAACcgtcatttgtatttagagaCTGTAGTTTTCGAAACCAAACCGAcattttgtctttagagaccgtcttttataaaagaaaccgacattttgtctttagagatatTATTTTACGGAAAGAAACcgtcatttgtatttagagaCTGCAGTTTTCGAAACCAAACCGAcattttgtctttagagaccgtcttttacaaaaaaaatcgacattttgtctttagagatatTATTTTACGAAAAGAAACCATCATTTGTATTTAGAGACTGTAGTTTTCGAAACCAAACCGAcattttgtctttagagaccgTCTTTTACAAAAGAAACCGAcattttgtctttagagatatTATTTTACGAAAAGAAACcgtcatttgtatttagagaCTGTAGTTTTCGAAACCAAACCGACATTTTGTCTTTAGGGACCGTCTTTTACAAAAGAAACCGAcattttgtctttagagatgTTATTTTACGGAAAGAAACcgtcatttgtatttagagaCTGTAGTTTTCGAAACCAAACCGAcattttgtctttagagacagtCTTTTACAAAAGAGATTGTCTGTTACGAAATAAGcaatttgtctttagagacggTCTGTTATGAAAACAAACTGTCTTTTGTATTTAGAGACTGTCTGTTACGATAACAAACCGTCATTTTTATTTGGAGACTGTCGTTTTCGAAACCAAATCGACATTTTGTTTTTGGAGACCGTCTTTCACAACAGAAACCGTcattttgtctttagagatgTTTTTTTACGAAAAggaactgtcatttgtatttagagaCTATCGTTTTCGAAACCAAACCGACATTATGTCTTTAGAGACCGTCTTTTACAAAAGAAACCGACATTTTATCTTTAGAGATGTTATTTTACGGAAAGAAACcgtcatttgtatttagagaCTGTAGTTTTCGAAACCAAACCGAcattttgtctttagagaccgTCTTTTACAAAACAAACCGAcattttgtctttagagatgTTATTTTACGGAACGAAACCGTCATTTGAATTAACAGACTGTCTTCTACGAaaacaaattgttgtttgtctttagaaactgtctttaaaaaaaGTAGTCTTTGTTTGTATTCGGAaagacttttttcaaaaaaactttacGTAAAATTAACGATCTTATAATCACATAACAACGACATATTTGCACAGATCCGTTTAAATTACTATTTCTGTCAAATTATCGCATCGTGTGAACGGCACTTTTGTACTTCAGACCCCCCGTTTCTCGATtagataatttgtttaataaaagtgaaaaaaatatctcattatccagagaaattgcaaaaactccttatatgaagaaaataactTGTGGAAATTATATTGTTTGACCTATTTATATGATATTGAGTTTTCATAATAGTTcaacttttggtggaattaaataaaaatgacagtATACGTGTCTTGTATAATCAAATACCACAAACAAAGAACAGTTTGTTGATTACTTTAAGATGtctatctatctatatattaaaattagtttccCCATAGAATAAATTCAGAGAACATTAAAGTATGCCAGACAACAATAGCGTCAATATAGAAACGGccgaaaaagattttttgcaaTAAAGAAGAATAAACAAACGGATAAAGCTACGATTCGGGCAAATAAACTAATCTAAACTCCGTCTCTgtacaagaaaattattttatcatccTCTCGAGAGATGCTTTGTTTATTTAGAACAACTGTTCGTtaaatgaatcaattttcaaatcaaaatattatagtttccAAGTTTATTGccaaaattaatatacaaacCAAACAGAAAGATAATTCAAGGGTAGAATACCAAGTTGGTGAATAcggaataatattgaaaaaacgtCTAGATTACAAGTGAGTTGTATGTTGTATTCAAGGAAGTATGAAACCTTATTCCCATGGTTGTACCATAACAAGTTTAATAAATCAAGTtacatgatataaaaataaaataatgaatatttgaatagatAAAATCATTCTATAAACTGTTTGTGTTTGGTATTGAATAAAGAGCTTTACAAAATAACTTCTGTGAGCTGATATTAACAGACATAGGCAATAGACAATACGTGAATGTATAAGGGGTTTCATACTACAATAAGTGGCTTATAAACATAAAACTTTGAAatcattgattttattaattgattataaacatgttttgaaaatttaacaaattctcagacttttagaatatttactcaatatattataCAAACGCGTAAGTCACTGAttatatattttggtttatacaatttattagtTTCATAGTATTAACAATCAATTAAAGAAAACATAACGGTACTTTAGttttcgtttatttatttatacttttctaACTGATATATTTACAACTGTCACTTTGACTCACCACCTATTCATTATACAACGTTTATTTaagtttttcaattgaaaaaaatcatcttgATACTTAATGCTGCTACTCGAGTTGAACGCAGGGGCGGCTAGTGCATATAAGCATAGAGTGCATATAGAGAATGTTGATGcagatatttaaaacaaaataagaactaaaaacatgataattacataatttaaataatgataaaaattcgATTACTAatccaaaataaaagttttaattctTCGCAGTCACTTTATCAAATAACTCAGTCGAGCGTAACGTATGTCTAATACGGTGGGTAGACGCCgagtaaatagttttttttcgcACCTCTTCGAAATGTTTAGTTCTTTAGAAAGATTTCATcgaataacaatatactataatagagtgTGTCTGTCTAATTTTTGCAGAAAGGAAGTTGTTTTTGATTCAaaagattttatatatattcatacGAAAAAAAGATATGAATATAGGCCATTACCAAagattattatagaaaaaacagtTGTAAGTAGGAGACAAGCTACACAAGAAAATTGACTTGAgatatttatgtcaaaaatgattataaataacGCTCACAAACATTCTTTATTTATGTTGATATTTGTTTTCGGATACGTTCTACTCTAGATATCTATTGAATTTTGTGTAGgatttttacaagaaaaaatgttgatacAATGGATAAACTCGATGCATCATTTATATCAACTATAGTAAGAAAATCATTCTATTAAATAAACACATCAATCTATGGGAGATGGATTATATACCTACACGTAACCTTCGAAAACAGTACCGGATCTAACATAAATCACTAGCactacaatgaaaaaatgactTGATATTTTTGAGGAATATTTCAGTCAgcttttaatttatattcaaataaattttaatgattttatataaCGCTAATATCCCAAATatagagatttttttaataattagaaaaaatataaatttggttGTGTgtacattattattaaatttcaatctaACATTTAGcatacaattttaataaaaatagatgttGGCTCAAAATATTGACAGTATACTATAacttatacgagggttgctatttaagtttcgagatagacaaataaaaacgaatatttataattggatgtggctttattgttttccaaaatattctcaattaagatcaatataattttctaggcgtttgaaccaattgtcgaagcaatTTTTCCATTCCGACTGTGTTatctccaaaatatgtgatttggaGATAACATGAGGaacatcaatttgatgttttgacaGCTTATAAGCGGTtagttttttccttatttttacagacacttctggcaaacaaatgctggagTA
The genomic region above belongs to Diorhabda carinulata isolate Delta chromosome 9, icDioCari1.1, whole genome shotgun sequence and contains:
- the LOC130897881 gene encoding uncharacterized protein LOC130897881; translated protein: MMADKAVSTEDLWVEEEKISVAVSLIRLESILQTLLDNKVKALRNENRNTSSIHSSRKSILKRLRLMSTSSQSTIKEENGKGKALKKDSSISSSTLQACQCRTPNFEVPSVNERDKDNIHAKKCPTNTNRSTNCCCDHELEEHTLRYDEHYISLGVDPEKPSPLDDILAEEALYRARKKRRKRRKKLMKKRMAMAQNACYMEEGELNESYKHLTVDESSRRAKWTIVATAFLLLFMCLLLVGLTLRMAPIIDEMVRKENEEFVNSLTRHRNSSAAHSVQMNHT